In Meleagris gallopavo isolate NT-WF06-2002-E0010 breed Aviagen turkey brand Nicholas breeding stock chromosome 5, Turkey_5.1, whole genome shotgun sequence, a single window of DNA contains:
- the TRMT5 gene encoding tRNA (guanine(37)-N1)-methyltransferase isoform X1 yields MWGALGSARQEQGSSTPGPAAGSRVTDSEPFRILWGFGYSARLLKTNHYRPAASNTSSPAVWMLLAQRSGRIPALFAVVQKRRIFTMPETVQDDTNPGLYSPPPEVRGMTLLNREAFKRTVIVPVLKVKKEIVHTLLKSLKQTVLQRPGLKRVVEDPEDEDSKLIILDPHKVPEFSLGESEKEVLKQLHISPEVSEYNLELTYENFKSEEILRAVLPEGQDVTSGFSRVGHIAHVNLRDHQLPYRHLIGQVIVDKNPGITCVVNKTNIIDSTYRNFQMEVLAGESNLVTKVKENNFTYELDFAKVYWNPRLSTEHGRIVELLKPGDVLFDVFAGIGPFAIPAAKKKCVVFANDLNPESYNWLLHNCKLNKVDNKIKAFNMDGRDFLLGPVREELRKELTLVKEQKTAFHIVMNLPALAIEFLDVFRHLLVGEPCSAAVLPTVHCYGFSKHENPTKDIQERAGAVLGASLEGRCSTYLVRNVAPNKEMLCITFQIPVDVLYKRPCPAGEKPAPKRLRTCKDSTEENIQS; encoded by the exons ATGTGGGGAGCACTGGGGTCTGCAAGGCAGGAGCAGGGCTCCAGCACCCCAGggcctgcagcagggagccGTGTTACGGATTCAGAaccattcag GATATTATGGGGATTTGGATACTCTGCCAGACTACTGAAAACTAATCATTATAGGCCAGCTGCATCAAATACATCATCCCCAGCAGTTTGGATGCTATTGGCACAGCGTTCTGGCAGAATACCTGCACTCTTTGCAGTAGTTCAGAAGAGGAGAATTTTCACAATGCCTGAAACAGTGCAGGATGACACAAACCCAGGACTGTATTCGCCGCCTCCTGAAGTGCGTGGGATGACGCTGCTCAACCGAGAGGCTTTTAAAAGGACAGTCATCGTTCCAGTTCttaaagtaaagaaagaaattgtccATACTTTGCTGAAGTCCCTAAAACAAACAGTACTGCAGCGACCCGGACTGAAGCGAGTGGTTGAGGATCCAGAAGATGAGGACAGCAAACTTATTATATTGGATCCTCATAAAGTGCCAGAATTCTCATTGGGAGAGTCAGAGAAAGAGGTATTAAAGCAGCTTCACATTAGTCCTGAGGTGTCCGAGTACAATTTGGAGCTGACTTATGAGAATTTCAAGTCAGAGGAGATCCTACGAGCAGTCCTTCCTGAAGGCCAAGATGTCACCTCTGGCTTTAGCCGTGTTGGTCACATCGCTCACGTGAATCTTAGAGACCATCAGCTCCCTTACAGACATTTGATCG GCCAGGTTATAGTTGACAAGAATCCAGGAATCACCTGTGTGGTGAACAAAACCAATATTATTGACAGCACATacagaaattttcaaatggaagtgCTTGCAGGAGAGAGCAACCTGGTAACCAAG gtcaaagaaaataatttcacataTGAACTGGACTTTGCTAAAGTCTACTGGAACCCCCGTCTTTCCACAGAACACGGCCGTATCGTTGAGCTTTTAAAGCCCGGCGACGTCCTTTTTGATGTCTTTGCTGGGATTGGACCTTTTGCTATtccagcagcaaagaaaaagtgtGTTGTATTTGCAAATGATCTCAACCCAGAATCCTACAACTGGCTGCTGCACAACTGCAAGCTAAACAAAGTagacaacaaaataaaagcattcaacATGGATGGCAGGGACTTCCTCCTGGGGCCAGTGAGAGAAGAGCTAAGGAAAGAGCTCACACTTgtaaaagagcagaaaacagcttttcataTCGTCATGAACTTGCCAGCTTTGGCTATTGAATTTCTGGATGTTTTCAGGCATCTCTTAGTCGGagagccctgcagtgctgctgtcctccCCACAGTGCACTGCTATGGTTTCTCCAAACACGAAAACCCAACCAAGGACATCCAGGAacgggctggggctgtgctgggagcctcCCTAGAGGGACGCTGCTCTACTTACCTGGTTAGAAACGTTGCTCCAAACAAGGAGATGCTGTGCATAACTTTCCAGATCCCAGTGGACGTGCTGTACAAGAGGCCCTGCCCTGCTGGAG AAAAACCAGCCCCTAAGCGCCTGCGTACCTGCAAGGATTCCACTGAAGAAAACATACAGAGCTGA
- the TRMT5 gene encoding tRNA (guanine(37)-N1)-methyltransferase isoform X2 — translation MLLAQRSGRIPALFAVVQKRRIFTMPETVQDDTNPGLYSPPPEVRGMTLLNREAFKRTVIVPVLKVKKEIVHTLLKSLKQTVLQRPGLKRVVEDPEDEDSKLIILDPHKVPEFSLGESEKEVLKQLHISPEVSEYNLELTYENFKSEEILRAVLPEGQDVTSGFSRVGHIAHVNLRDHQLPYRHLIGQVIVDKNPGITCVVNKTNIIDSTYRNFQMEVLAGESNLVTKVKENNFTYELDFAKVYWNPRLSTEHGRIVELLKPGDVLFDVFAGIGPFAIPAAKKKCVVFANDLNPESYNWLLHNCKLNKVDNKIKAFNMDGRDFLLGPVREELRKELTLVKEQKTAFHIVMNLPALAIEFLDVFRHLLVGEPCSAAVLPTVHCYGFSKHENPTKDIQERAGAVLGASLEGRCSTYLVRNVAPNKEMLCITFQIPVDVLYKRPCPAGEKPAPKRLRTCKDSTEENIQS, via the exons ATGCTATTGGCACAGCGTTCTGGCAGAATACCTGCACTCTTTGCAGTAGTTCAGAAGAGGAGAATTTTCACAATGCCTGAAACAGTGCAGGATGACACAAACCCAGGACTGTATTCGCCGCCTCCTGAAGTGCGTGGGATGACGCTGCTCAACCGAGAGGCTTTTAAAAGGACAGTCATCGTTCCAGTTCttaaagtaaagaaagaaattgtccATACTTTGCTGAAGTCCCTAAAACAAACAGTACTGCAGCGACCCGGACTGAAGCGAGTGGTTGAGGATCCAGAAGATGAGGACAGCAAACTTATTATATTGGATCCTCATAAAGTGCCAGAATTCTCATTGGGAGAGTCAGAGAAAGAGGTATTAAAGCAGCTTCACATTAGTCCTGAGGTGTCCGAGTACAATTTGGAGCTGACTTATGAGAATTTCAAGTCAGAGGAGATCCTACGAGCAGTCCTTCCTGAAGGCCAAGATGTCACCTCTGGCTTTAGCCGTGTTGGTCACATCGCTCACGTGAATCTTAGAGACCATCAGCTCCCTTACAGACATTTGATCG GCCAGGTTATAGTTGACAAGAATCCAGGAATCACCTGTGTGGTGAACAAAACCAATATTATTGACAGCACATacagaaattttcaaatggaagtgCTTGCAGGAGAGAGCAACCTGGTAACCAAG gtcaaagaaaataatttcacataTGAACTGGACTTTGCTAAAGTCTACTGGAACCCCCGTCTTTCCACAGAACACGGCCGTATCGTTGAGCTTTTAAAGCCCGGCGACGTCCTTTTTGATGTCTTTGCTGGGATTGGACCTTTTGCTATtccagcagcaaagaaaaagtgtGTTGTATTTGCAAATGATCTCAACCCAGAATCCTACAACTGGCTGCTGCACAACTGCAAGCTAAACAAAGTagacaacaaaataaaagcattcaacATGGATGGCAGGGACTTCCTCCTGGGGCCAGTGAGAGAAGAGCTAAGGAAAGAGCTCACACTTgtaaaagagcagaaaacagcttttcataTCGTCATGAACTTGCCAGCTTTGGCTATTGAATTTCTGGATGTTTTCAGGCATCTCTTAGTCGGagagccctgcagtgctgctgtcctccCCACAGTGCACTGCTATGGTTTCTCCAAACACGAAAACCCAACCAAGGACATCCAGGAacgggctggggctgtgctgggagcctcCCTAGAGGGACGCTGCTCTACTTACCTGGTTAGAAACGTTGCTCCAAACAAGGAGATGCTGTGCATAACTTTCCAGATCCCAGTGGACGTGCTGTACAAGAGGCCCTGCCCTGCTGGAG AAAAACCAGCCCCTAAGCGCCTGCGTACCTGCAAGGATTCCACTGAAGAAAACATACAGAGCTGA